The proteins below are encoded in one region of Candidatus Palauibacter australiensis:
- a CDS encoding UDP-N-acetylmuramoyl-tripeptide--D-alanyl-D-alanine ligase produces MTAATQASALRSDWIRSALGLDVGGAAAHGGIGERVYSGVSCDSRTLKPGELFVALAGARHDAADFLPQAAARGAPGAIVRAGREDPALGMEYFAVADPLRGLGDLAARARRESGATVVAITGSSGKTTVKEMIACALSESRRVYRTEGNYNSQVGLPLTILRAPPDADAWVLEVGASEPGEIARLAEIARPDHVVITTVGSAHLECFGDVDGVLREKMELALGASGRGALIVGEEPAILAEAARAYRPDAIVAGFGPGADFAPEAYTVGADRIKFRCGETRVALGVGGEHHLRDALIAAALAESMEVPSDAAARGLSRYEPLGLRGALRRIGRLTVLADCYNANPDSFRAAIAQTRDLLPGRRRAVFAGSMLELGSQEAKAHREIGDEMRAAGFDIIAATGLFCDAPFDGMHGHSLIRAEDPEAAVRPFADALEGDEVVLVKGSRGVRLERVIDELETRFGGGA; encoded by the coding sequence GTGACGGCGGCCACGCAGGCCTCGGCGTTGCGCTCGGACTGGATTCGTTCCGCGCTCGGCCTCGACGTCGGCGGCGCCGCGGCCCACGGCGGCATCGGCGAGCGGGTTTATTCCGGAGTGTCGTGTGATTCGAGGACGCTGAAGCCGGGCGAGCTGTTCGTCGCGCTCGCGGGGGCGCGGCACGATGCCGCCGACTTCCTCCCCCAGGCGGCCGCCCGGGGCGCGCCGGGCGCGATCGTTCGCGCCGGACGGGAGGATCCGGCGCTGGGGATGGAGTACTTCGCCGTTGCCGATCCTCTGAGAGGGCTCGGCGATCTCGCGGCCCGGGCGCGGCGCGAATCCGGCGCCACGGTCGTGGCGATCACGGGCAGTTCGGGCAAGACGACCGTAAAGGAGATGATCGCCTGCGCCCTCTCCGAGTCCCGCCGCGTGTACCGCACGGAAGGGAACTACAACAGCCAGGTTGGGCTCCCGCTCACGATCCTGCGCGCTCCTCCCGACGCGGACGCCTGGGTCCTGGAGGTTGGCGCGAGCGAGCCCGGGGAGATCGCCCGGCTGGCGGAGATCGCCCGACCGGATCACGTCGTCATCACGACCGTCGGCTCCGCGCACCTCGAGTGTTTCGGCGACGTGGATGGCGTGCTGCGGGAAAAGATGGAGCTGGCGCTCGGCGCTTCGGGCCGCGGCGCGCTCATCGTGGGAGAGGAACCCGCCATCCTCGCGGAGGCCGCCCGGGCCTACCGGCCCGACGCGATCGTGGCTGGCTTCGGACCGGGGGCCGATTTCGCACCCGAGGCGTACACGGTCGGCGCGGACCGGATCAAGTTCCGCTGCGGCGAAACGCGCGTCGCGCTGGGCGTGGGCGGCGAGCATCACCTGCGGGACGCGCTGATCGCGGCGGCGCTGGCGGAATCGATGGAGGTGCCGTCCGACGCGGCCGCCCGGGGGCTGTCGCGCTACGAGCCGCTCGGCCTACGGGGCGCTCTGCGCCGGATCGGGCGCCTGACGGTGCTGGCCGACTGCTATAACGCCAACCCGGATTCGTTCCGCGCGGCGATCGCCCAGACCCGCGATCTGCTCCCCGGCCGCCGCCGTGCCGTGTTTGCGGGCTCGATGCTCGAACTCGGCTCGCAGGAGGCGAAGGCGCACCGCGAGATCGGCGACGAGATGCGGGCCGCGGGGTTCGACATCATCGCGGCCACGGGCCTCTTCTGCGACGCGCCATTCGACGGCATGCACGGTCATTCCCTGATCCGGGCGGAGGATCCCGAAGCGGCCGTGCGCCCGTTCGCGGACGCCCTGGAAGGAGATGAGGTCGTGCTCGTGAAAGGTTCGCGCGGCGTCCGGCTCGAGCGGGTCATCGACGAACTGGAAACCCGTTTTGGAGGGGGCGCCTGA
- the mraY gene encoding phospho-N-acetylmuramoyl-pentapeptide-transferase, translated as MLYRFLFPLADQHILFNVFQYISFRAAGAMVTALLTAFIIGPGVIRRLRKQGIGQVVRDDGPAAHLAKAGTPTMGGIIILAACLLPTLLWARLDNTYVWVALVVTACMGAIGFMDDYLKIVRRHSRGLIARYKLIWQFVLGLALGGFLLWQPLSSYGATQTMLPFFKDLTIVIEVAIFPLFVAIVVAGSANTVNLTDGLDGLATGLAAIAALTFGAFAYAIGRVDTSAYLGVLYLNGAGELSVFCAALAGAAIGFLWFNAHPAQVFMGDTGSLALGGAIGAVAVLLKSEFLLVIVGGVFVLEGLSVILQTGWFKFSRRRWGEGRRLLRMAPLHHHFEKLGWPETRVVTRFYIVGVICALVGLATLKIR; from the coding sequence ATGCTCTACCGCTTCCTCTTCCCGCTCGCGGACCAGCATATCCTGTTCAACGTGTTCCAGTACATCTCGTTCCGCGCGGCCGGCGCCATGGTGACGGCCCTCCTCACCGCGTTCATCATCGGGCCGGGAGTGATCCGCAGACTCAGGAAGCAAGGCATCGGCCAGGTCGTGAGGGACGACGGGCCGGCCGCGCACCTCGCGAAGGCGGGCACCCCGACCATGGGCGGCATCATCATCCTCGCTGCCTGCCTCCTGCCCACCCTTCTCTGGGCACGCCTGGACAACACCTACGTGTGGGTCGCCCTCGTCGTCACCGCCTGTATGGGCGCGATCGGCTTCATGGACGACTACCTGAAGATCGTGCGCCGCCATTCGCGCGGCCTGATCGCGCGGTACAAGCTCATCTGGCAGTTCGTGCTCGGCCTGGCGCTCGGCGGGTTCCTCCTCTGGCAGCCACTTTCCTCCTACGGGGCTACGCAGACGATGCTCCCGTTCTTCAAGGATCTGACCATCGTCATCGAGGTGGCGATCTTCCCGCTGTTCGTCGCCATCGTCGTGGCCGGAAGCGCGAACACCGTCAACCTCACGGATGGTCTCGACGGGCTGGCCACGGGACTCGCCGCGATCGCCGCCCTCACGTTCGGCGCCTTCGCCTACGCGATCGGCCGGGTGGACACGTCGGCCTATCTCGGCGTCCTGTATCTGAACGGGGCCGGGGAACTGTCGGTGTTCTGCGCCGCGCTGGCGGGGGCGGCGATCGGCTTCCTCTGGTTCAACGCCCATCCGGCGCAGGTTTTCATGGGGGACACCGGGTCCCTGGCGCTCGGAGGCGCGATCGGCGCCGTCGCCGTGCTCCTGAAGTCGGAGTTCCTCCTCGTCATCGTCGGGGGCGTGTTCGTCCTCGAAGGGTTGTCCGTGATCCTTCAGACCGGATGGTTCAAGTTCAGCCGCCGGCGGTGGGGCGAGGGCCGCCGCCTCCTCCGCATGGCCCCGCTCCATCACCACTTCGAGAAACTCGGCTGGCCAGAGACGCGGGTCGTCACGCGTTTCTACATCGTCGGCGTCATCTGCGC